One Methylosinus sp. C49 DNA segment encodes these proteins:
- a CDS encoding methanol dehydrogenase [cytochrome c] subunit has product MNAAAIGAASAYDGTKCKAPGDCWEPKPGYPEKVAGSKYDPKHDPKELAKNQSAIAAMEERNKKRAEHFKKTGAFVYDVSKIP; this is encoded by the coding sequence ATGAACGCGGCTGCGATCGGCGCGGCCTCGGCCTATGACGGCACCAAATGCAAAGCCCCCGGCGATTGCTGGGAGCCCAAGCCCGGCTATCCCGAAAAGGTCGCCGGCTCGAAATACGATCCCAAGCATGATCCGAAAGAGCTCGCCAAGAACCAGTCCGCCATCGCGGCCATGGAAGAGCGCAATAAGAAGCGCGCCGAGCACTTCAAGAAGACAGGCGCTTTCGTCTACGACGTCAGCAAGATTCCGTAA
- a CDS encoding phosphatase PAP2 family protein, with amino-acid sequence MLLASNRRLSLERLVLAETLLLWRERLLRADLAGVHFVARSTQFTLARMLAITISKLGNGWIYPILAAAIFSLAGRDAWPVIALGGLNAALLHTLFPIIKKRIGRKRPFHVDPRLTSLLKILDEHSFPSGHMMTLSGVLAPIVLAWPSAAASAAALVLSMAWSRIATAHHYPSDVLGGLTMGVAMGYPLSACILGHW; translated from the coding sequence ATGCTGCTCGCTTCGAACCGCCGCCTCTCACTCGAACGTCTCGTTCTCGCCGAGACGCTGCTCCTCTGGCGCGAGCGCCTGCTGCGCGCCGATCTCGCCGGCGTGCATTTCGTGGCGCGCTCCACGCAATTCACGCTGGCCAGAATGCTCGCGATCACGATCAGCAAGCTCGGCAATGGATGGATCTATCCCATCCTCGCAGCGGCGATCTTCTCCCTCGCCGGGCGCGACGCCTGGCCGGTGATCGCGCTCGGCGGACTCAACGCCGCGCTGCTGCACACGCTGTTTCCGATCATCAAGAAGCGCATCGGACGCAAGCGTCCGTTTCACGTCGATCCGCGGCTGACGTCGCTGCTGAAGATACTCGACGAGCATTCCTTTCCCAGCGGACATATGATGACGCTCAGCGGCGTGCTCGCGCCCATCGTTCTCGCTTGGCCTTCGGCCGCCGCTTCCGCCGCTGCGCTCGTGCTGTCGATGGCGTGGTCGCGCATCGCAACGGCGCATCACTATCCCAGCGATGTGCTCGGCGGGCTGACGATGGGAGTCGCCATGGGCTATCCGCTATCGGCCTGCATCCTCGGCCATTGGTGA
- a CDS encoding MoxR family ATPase gives MTDTAETDAVLADWRAKAQEFETRVARVVLGQNRVIRLVTIAIFARGHVLLEGDVGVGKTTLLRAIARALGGAFSRIEGTVDLMPSDLLYHTYLADDGRPRVEPGPVLRHAEDLSIFFFNEINRARPQVHSLLLRLMAERSVTAFDREYFFPTLQVFADRNLVEREETFELPAAARDRFLMEISMRTPSDAAARRALIFDPRFHDVDRLLEEIGEPVFDYRALGSVAELIQNRVHASETLEAYVAKLWDALLDPHAAGVSLPDVEMRGLVRGGASPRGLAFLVRAARVRAWLEGRDALTPEDIREIFLETMAHRIFVDPIYAMRGDDIVRDLCRAAFATVPAP, from the coding sequence GTGACAGACACCGCCGAAACCGACGCCGTCTTGGCCGATTGGCGCGCCAAGGCGCAGGAATTCGAGACGCGCGTCGCGCGCGTCGTCCTCGGCCAGAATCGCGTCATTCGGTTGGTGACCATCGCCATTTTCGCACGCGGCCATGTGCTGCTGGAAGGCGATGTGGGCGTCGGCAAGACGACGCTTCTGCGCGCTATCGCACGCGCGCTCGGCGGCGCCTTCTCGCGCATAGAGGGCACGGTCGATCTCATGCCGAGCGACCTCCTCTATCACACCTATCTCGCCGACGACGGCCGCCCGCGCGTCGAGCCCGGCCCGGTGCTGCGTCACGCGGAAGATCTCTCCATCTTCTTCTTCAACGAGATCAATCGCGCGCGTCCGCAAGTGCATTCGCTGCTGCTGCGGCTGATGGCGGAGCGCAGCGTCACCGCCTTCGATCGCGAATATTTCTTTCCCACGCTACAGGTCTTCGCCGATCGCAATCTCGTCGAGCGGGAGGAGACATTCGAGCTGCCGGCCGCGGCGCGCGACCGCTTTCTCATGGAGATATCCATGAGGACGCCGAGCGACGCGGCGGCGCGGCGCGCGCTGATCTTCGATCCTCGCTTTCACGATGTCGATCGCCTGCTCGAAGAAATCGGCGAGCCGGTCTTCGATTATCGCGCGCTCGGCTCTGTCGCCGAGCTGATCCAAAATCGCGTCCACGCCAGCGAGACGCTCGAGGCCTATGTGGCCAAGCTCTGGGATGCGCTTCTCGACCCTCACGCCGCGGGCGTTTCTCTGCCGGATGTCGAGATGCGCGGCTTGGTCCGCGGCGGCGCGAGCCCGCGTGGCCTCGCCTTTCTCGTGCGCGCGGCGCGCGTGCGCGCCTGGCTCGAAGGGCGCGACGCGCTGACGCCCGAGGATATTCGGGAAATCTTCCTCGAGACGATGGCGCATCGCATCTTCGTCGATCCGATCTATGCGATGCGCGGCGACGACATTGTCCGCGATCTGTGCCGCGCCGCTTTCGCGACGGTCCCGGCGCCTTGA
- a CDS encoding VOC family protein, translating to MTETHVSADTIRSIFSAAMTQMYRDEVPRYQEMTRIVGEIDGETLARDPALEARLRRSGAFDLIGVERHGAIRVGRPEELAGLRRLFAVMGMYPVGYYDLTPAGVPVHSTCFRPVEAESIRRCPFRIFTSLLRPELIEGEDLRREAQEILARRRIFTPRCLHLIEIFEANGGLGEALAIEFVHEALQTFRWRGEATVTAGLYEAYRKAHPLVADVVCFHGPHINHLTLPTLDIDAAQKALAERGLDPKSIVEGPPQRRFPILLRQTSFKAIAEPVRFAGHDEARGEHRARFGEIEQRGAALTAAGRALYDRLLAETLAANSSRDGATADYRAELKNRFAAFPDDAATLRAQGLAFFRYAPGENRGAPTSGVGDVETLLRDGALIAEPITYEDFLPVSAAGIFQSNLGEGGRRELSASANREAFEHALGTKVADAMAIYAQEEKGSLERALAALGQRSPMAEDAGR from the coding sequence ATGACCGAGACCCATGTTTCCGCCGATACGATCCGCTCGATCTTCTCCGCGGCGATGACGCAAATGTATCGCGACGAGGTGCCGCGCTATCAGGAGATGACGCGCATCGTCGGAGAGATCGACGGCGAAACGCTGGCGCGCGATCCCGCGCTGGAGGCGCGGCTGCGCCGCTCCGGCGCTTTCGATCTCATCGGAGTCGAGCGCCATGGCGCCATTCGCGTCGGACGGCCGGAGGAGCTGGCGGGGCTGCGGCGGCTCTTCGCCGTCATGGGCATGTATCCGGTCGGCTATTACGACCTCACGCCCGCCGGCGTGCCGGTGCATTCCACCTGCTTTCGGCCTGTCGAAGCGGAGTCGATCAGGCGCTGCCCTTTCCGCATCTTCACCTCGCTGCTGCGTCCCGAGCTGATCGAGGGTGAGGACCTGCGTCGCGAGGCGCAGGAGATTCTCGCGCGTCGACGCATCTTCACGCCGCGCTGCCTGCATCTCATCGAGATTTTCGAGGCCAATGGCGGGCTCGGCGAAGCGCTGGCGATCGAGTTCGTGCATGAGGCGCTGCAAACGTTCCGCTGGCGCGGCGAGGCCACCGTCACCGCCGGCCTCTATGAGGCCTATCGCAAGGCGCATCCGCTCGTCGCCGACGTCGTCTGCTTCCACGGCCCGCATATCAATCATCTGACGCTGCCGACGCTCGACATAGACGCCGCGCAGAAGGCGCTCGCAGAGCGCGGGCTCGATCCGAAGTCAATCGTCGAAGGCCCGCCGCAACGCCGGTTCCCGATATTGCTGCGCCAGACGAGCTTCAAGGCCATCGCCGAGCCCGTGCGCTTTGCGGGACACGACGAGGCGCGCGGCGAGCATCGCGCGCGCTTCGGCGAGATCGAGCAGCGTGGCGCCGCGCTCACCGCAGCAGGGCGCGCGCTCTATGACAGATTGCTCGCCGAGACGCTCGCCGCCAATTCGTCCCGAGATGGCGCGACGGCCGATTACAGGGCCGAGCTGAAAAACCGTTTCGCCGCTTTCCCCGATGACGCGGCGACGTTGCGCGCGCAGGGACTCGCCTTCTTCCGCTATGCGCCCGGCGAGAATCGGGGCGCGCCGACGTCCGGCGTTGGCGATGTCGAGACTTTGCTGCGCGACGGCGCGCTCATCGCGGAGCCGATCACCTATGAAGATTTTCTGCCGGTGAGCGCCGCGGGAATCTTTCAGTCCAATCTCGGAGAAGGCGGACGCCGCGAGCTATCGGCTTCGGCCAATCGCGAAGCGTTCGAGCATGCTCTCGGAACCAAGGTCGCCGATGCGATGGCGATTTACGCGCAGGAGGAGAAAGGCTCGTTGGAGCGCGCGCTCGCCGCGCTCGGCCAGCGATCACCAATGGCCGAGGATGCAGGCCGATAG
- the moxJ gene encoding methanol oxidation system protein MoxJ, with translation MSRITSPRLVASGLALALLTSAAGALAQETKPSAAASASKADTLRICASEAQSPLSLKDESGLENRIAVALAEAMGRKAEFVWSSKPAIYLVRDYLDKNQCDVVIGLDTGDPRVATSKPYFRTGYVFVTKAEKNLDIKSWSDPRIKSFNHIAVPFGSPAEVMLKEIGEYENDMAYLYSLVNFRSPRNQYTQIDPARMIGEVASGNAELASAFAPDVARFVKSSPTHLRMTLVDDDSKRSDGQKIGQHYDQSVGVRLSDKELLAQVNAGLDRAKPKIDQILTAEGVPLLPIVNPVAAH, from the coding sequence ATGTCGCGTATCACCTCTCCGCGTCTCGTCGCCTCCGGACTCGCTCTGGCGCTGCTGACCAGCGCCGCCGGCGCGCTCGCGCAAGAGACGAAGCCTTCGGCCGCCGCTTCTGCGAGCAAGGCCGACACATTGCGCATCTGCGCTTCCGAAGCGCAATCGCCGCTCTCCCTCAAGGACGAATCCGGCCTCGAGAACCGTATCGCCGTCGCGCTCGCCGAGGCGATGGGCCGCAAGGCGGAATTCGTCTGGTCGTCGAAGCCGGCGATTTATCTCGTGAGGGATTATCTCGACAAAAATCAGTGCGACGTCGTCATCGGGCTGGACACGGGCGATCCGCGCGTCGCGACGAGCAAGCCCTATTTCCGCACCGGCTATGTGTTCGTGACCAAGGCCGAGAAGAATCTCGACATCAAATCCTGGTCCGATCCGCGCATCAAATCCTTCAACCACATCGCCGTGCCTTTCGGCTCTCCGGCGGAGGTGATGCTGAAGGAGATCGGCGAATATGAGAACGATATGGCCTATCTCTATTCGCTGGTGAATTTTCGTTCGCCGCGCAACCAATATACGCAGATCGACCCTGCGCGCATGATCGGCGAGGTCGCGAGCGGCAACGCAGAGCTGGCCTCCGCCTTTGCGCCCGATGTGGCGCGCTTCGTCAAATCCTCGCCGACGCATCTGCGCATGACGCTGGTCGACGACGATTCCAAGCGCAGCGACGGACAGAAGATCGGGCAGCACTACGACCAATCGGTCGGCGTGCGCCTTTCGGACAAGGAGCTGCTCGCGCAAGTGAATGCGGGCCTCGATCGCGCCAAGCCGAAGATCGACCAAATCCTCACGGCGGAAGGCGTTCCGCTTCTTCCCATCGTCAATCCGGTCGCAGCGCATTGA
- a CDS encoding methanol/ethanol family PQQ-dependent dehydrogenase, translating into MRKLLNSVSLLAVLTVAPIGVASANDKLDQLSKSEENWVMPGKNYHSDNYSTLTQINTSNVKDLKVAWTFSTGLLNGHEGAPLVVDGKMYIHTSFPNNTFALDLNDPTRILWQDKPKQNAAARAVACCDLVNRGLAYWPGDSKTPPLILKTLLDGHIEALNAKTGELVWKMENSDYKVGSTLTIAPYVVKDKVLVGSSGAELGVRGYVTAYDVHTGEQAWRAYATGPDEDVMLAKDFNSKNPHYGQKGLGTSTWEGDAWKIGGGTNWGWYAYDPGTNLFYYGSGNPAPWNETMRPGDNKWTMTIFGRDIDTGEAKFGYQKTPHDEWDFAGVNFMLLTEQKDKEGKERKLLTHPDRNGIVYTLDRTNGDLISADKIDDTVNVFKTVDLKSGLPVRDPEYGTRMDHLGKDICPSAMGYHNQGHDSYDPTKQLFFLGVNHICMDWEPFMLPYRAGQFFVGATLNMYPGPKGDRQKGEGLGQIKAYNSITGQFKWEKFERFAVWGGTTATAGNIVFYGTLDGFIKARNSDNGELLWKFKLPSGVLGYPIVYSHKGTEYVAILYGVGGWPGVGLVFDLQDPTAGLGAVGAFKQLANYTQMGGGVMVFSLNGKGPYDDVNLGEYKAH; encoded by the coding sequence ATGAGGAAACTACTGAATTCGGTATCGCTGCTCGCCGTGCTGACGGTGGCGCCGATCGGCGTCGCTTCGGCCAACGACAAGCTCGACCAGCTCTCCAAGAGCGAAGAAAATTGGGTGATGCCGGGTAAGAATTACCACTCGGACAATTACAGCACGCTGACGCAGATCAACACGAGCAACGTCAAGGATCTGAAGGTCGCCTGGACCTTCTCGACCGGCCTGCTCAACGGCCACGAGGGCGCGCCGCTCGTCGTCGACGGCAAGATGTATATCCACACGTCTTTCCCGAACAACACTTTCGCGCTCGATCTGAACGATCCGACCCGCATCCTCTGGCAGGACAAGCCGAAGCAGAATGCGGCCGCCCGCGCGGTCGCCTGCTGCGATCTCGTCAACCGCGGTCTGGCCTATTGGCCGGGCGACTCCAAGACCCCGCCGCTCATCCTCAAGACGCTGCTCGATGGCCATATCGAGGCGCTCAACGCCAAGACCGGCGAGCTCGTGTGGAAGATGGAGAACTCCGACTATAAGGTCGGCTCCACGCTCACCATCGCTCCCTATGTCGTCAAGGACAAGGTCCTCGTCGGCTCCTCCGGCGCCGAGCTCGGCGTGCGCGGCTATGTCACGGCCTATGACGTCCACACGGGCGAGCAGGCCTGGCGCGCTTACGCGACCGGTCCGGACGAGGACGTGATGCTGGCCAAGGACTTCAACAGCAAGAACCCCCATTACGGCCAGAAGGGCCTCGGCACTTCGACCTGGGAAGGCGACGCCTGGAAGATCGGCGGCGGCACCAATTGGGGCTGGTATGCTTATGATCCGGGCACGAATCTCTTCTATTACGGCTCGGGCAATCCGGCGCCGTGGAACGAGACGATGCGTCCGGGCGACAATAAATGGACGATGACCATCTTCGGCCGCGACATCGACACGGGCGAAGCGAAGTTCGGTTATCAGAAGACCCCGCATGACGAGTGGGACTTCGCCGGCGTGAACTTCATGCTGCTCACCGAGCAGAAGGACAAGGAAGGCAAGGAGCGCAAGCTGCTGACCCATCCTGACCGCAACGGCATCGTCTACACGCTCGACCGCACCAATGGCGATCTGATCTCCGCCGATAAGATCGACGACACGGTCAACGTCTTCAAGACGGTCGATCTGAAGAGCGGCCTGCCGGTTCGCGATCCGGAGTATGGCACCCGCATGGACCATCTCGGCAAGGATATTTGTCCTTCCGCCATGGGCTATCACAATCAGGGCCATGATTCCTATGATCCGACCAAGCAGCTGTTCTTCCTCGGCGTGAACCACATCTGCATGGATTGGGAGCCCTTCATGCTTCCCTATCGCGCGGGTCAGTTCTTCGTCGGCGCGACGCTGAACATGTATCCCGGCCCGAAGGGTGATCGTCAGAAGGGCGAGGGCCTCGGCCAGATCAAGGCCTACAATTCGATCACCGGCCAGTTCAAATGGGAGAAGTTCGAGCGCTTCGCGGTTTGGGGCGGCACCACGGCGACGGCCGGCAATATCGTGTTCTACGGAACGCTGGACGGCTTCATCAAGGCCCGCAACAGCGATAATGGCGAGCTGCTGTGGAAGTTCAAGCTTCCCTCCGGCGTGCTCGGCTATCCGATCGTCTACAGCCACAAGGGCACCGAATACGTCGCCATTCTCTACGGCGTCGGCGGTTGGCCGGGAGTGGGCCTCGTGTTCGATCTGCAGGACCCGACCGCCGGTCTCGGCGCGGTGGGCGCGTTCAAGCAGCTCGCCAATTACACGCAGATGGGCGGCGGCGTGATGGTCTTCTCGCTGAACGGCAAGGGCCCTTACGACGACGTGAATCTCGGCGAATACAAGGCCCATTGA
- the moxG gene encoding cytochrome c(L), periplasmic, with translation MKSSKKKACVLIGGAFASLIALSAIAQNAGITFRNTITGEVLNFDDALPEGKDTPGVKKFMQSGVNPYNEDISCLKQGEQLFLSACSGCHGHLGEGKIGPGLNDSYWTYPQNATDEGFFSTIFGGAQASMGPQYANLQLDEMLKVMAWVRHLYKDPVAGATWLTPEQRAKYKPYPGHETFPDDPPGQCKTSAK, from the coding sequence ATGAAATCGAGCAAGAAAAAGGCCTGTGTCCTGATCGGCGGCGCCTTCGCCAGCCTGATCGCTCTCTCGGCGATCGCGCAGAATGCGGGCATCACCTTTCGCAACACGATCACCGGCGAGGTGCTGAACTTCGACGACGCGCTTCCCGAGGGCAAGGATACGCCCGGCGTGAAGAAATTCATGCAGTCGGGCGTCAATCCGTATAATGAGGACATTAGCTGTCTGAAGCAGGGCGAGCAGCTCTTCCTGTCCGCCTGCTCTGGCTGCCACGGCCATCTCGGCGAAGGCAAAATCGGCCCCGGCCTCAACGACTCCTATTGGACCTATCCGCAGAACGCGACCGACGAAGGATTTTTCTCGACGATCTTCGGCGGCGCGCAGGCGTCCATGGGGCCGCAATACGCCAATCTTCAGCTCGACGAAATGCTGAAGGTCATGGCCTGGGTCCGCCATCTCTACAAGGATCCCGTTGCCGGAGCGACCTGGTTGACGCCGGAGCAACGCGCAAAATACAAGCCCTATCCTGGACACGAGACATTCCCCGATGATCCGCCCGGTCAGTGCAAGACCTCGGCAAAATGA